AGTCGGGACGCTCGTCGCTCACTGTTGTTTCTCCTCCAGGACCGCCTCGCCGCCCCCGCCAAGATCGCTAGCCGGGGCCGTCACGTCAAGTGCGCTCGCGGGCGAATCGTCCGAACCGGTGTCGTTGTCACTGCCAGCATCGGACCTGGCACCCTCCGGACGGTCCGGTTTGTCAGTAATCTTTTCCGGGCTGCCCTCGTAGTCGTCGACGGTCAGCTCGGCCTCCTGGTCACCACCGATCCAGCGAACGGTCAACTCGTCCAGCGACACCGGCTGCTCGAAGTCGATGAGATTCTGCCGGTACAGCTCCAGCAGGGCGAGGAAGCGGGCCACCACCTCGAGCGTGGTGTCACAGTCGGCCACGAGCAGGCCGAAGGTGGCCACGCCGGCCCGGCGCAGCCGGTCACGCAGCAGCTCGGCGTGCTCCCGGACGCTGACCCGGACCTGATGGATGTGCGCGATCGACACCTGCGGCGGCCCGGGTTTCGGGGTGAACTGCTTGAGCGCCAGCTTGAACAGCCGCTGCGCGCCGATGCCGAGAACCAGCTCGGGCAGCGCCTCCGCGTAGCGCGGCTCCAGGGTGACCAGCCGGGGCCAGCGCTTGGCACCGGCCGCCTCCAGCTCGGCGAGGTGGGCGGCGGCCTCCTTGTACGCCTTGTACTGCAGGAGCCGGGCGAAGAGCAGGTCGCGCGCCTCCAGCAGCGCCAGGTCCTCCTCGTCCTCGACCTCGGCGGAGGGCAGCAGGCGAGCCGCCTTCAGATCCAGCAGGGTCGCCGCCACCAGCAGGAACTCGCTCGCCTCGTCGAGATCCCAGTCGTCGCCCATGCCCCTGATGTAGGCGATGAACTCGTCGGTCACCCGGTGCAGCGCCACCTCGGTGACGTCCAGCTTGTGCTTGCCGATCAGCTGGAGCAGCAGGTCGAACGGCCCCTCGAAGTTCGCCAGCCGCACCCGGAACTTGCCGTCGTCGGGCACCTCGCCGCCCGTGGCGGCCTCTCCCCCGGTGACCTCGCCGTCCGTGATGGTCTCGCCCGCGGTCGCCCCGCCGCCCGCAATCGCCTCGCCACCCGTGATGGTCTCGCCCGCAGTCGCTCCGGCACCCGCGATGGCCTCGCCCGCGATGGCCGCGTCGGACCCGCCGGGCGCTCCCGGGGCGGGCCGCTCGGCGGAGTTTCCGCGATCGGCCTCCGTGGCCACGGCGAACGCCGCATCATCGGATGCGGTGGGCTCCAGGTCGGGCTGGAGGGCGGCGCCGGACAGCGGCTGGGCAGGCTCTTCAAGCACGTGCCGACCGTAGACCATGCCTGTGACAACGTGCTCCGGGCTCACGCCGGTACCAACGCCACAACCGGTGCCCGGTTGCTGGCCAGCCGATCTTCGCAATCACCCGGACCGGCTGCGCGCTCACCCATCGCCACCGGACAACGCCATCACCGGCCCGCCGAAGCACCTCCCGGCCCGCACCTGACAATGTCGCAACCGGCCCGCCGAAGCACCTCCCGGCCCGCACCCGGCAACGCCGCGCCGAAGCGTCGAGGCGCCGTAGAGTGAACCGATGATCCGCACCCGGGTTCTTGCCTCCGGCACGGTGCAGGGCGTCTTCTTCCGCGACAGCTGCCGCCGGGTCGCCCGCGAGCACGGCGTGGCCGGCTGGGTCAGGAATCTGCCGGACGGCCGCGTCGAAGCGGTGTTCGAGGGCCCGGCCGACGCGGTCGCCCACCTGGTGACCTGGGCGCAGTCAGGCCCCTCCGGCGCCGAAGTCACCGGGCTGGAAGCCCGCGACGAGCCGCTCGAAGGCCTCACCACCTTCGAAATCCACTGATTCGTGGCCCCATCCGCTCCAGCTCACCGCCTGGAGCATCCTAGGAGGATAGGTAACCCGCCGTGGCGGCATCGGGTACTCCTCAGACCGGAGGTGTGGAGTCGCCCCGCTTGTCAGCCGGTGATGCTTGCTCCGCGGCGGACCCGGTATGAACCTCACCGGAGGCAGGTCCGTCCGGGTCAGGAGAGCCGGAAGCAGGAACGCCGGACACTGGGGAGCCGATGGAAACAGCGCTGAAAGCAGGCGTGCCGGACGTTGGAGAGCCGCTGACATCAGGCGTGCCGGACTCCGGGGAACCGGCCGGAGGGGCGACAGAAGCAGGAACGCCGGG
This window of the Actinoplanes oblitus genome carries:
- a CDS encoding segregation and condensation protein A codes for the protein MPDDGKFRVRLANFEGPFDLLLQLIGKHKLDVTEVALHRVTDEFIAYIRGMGDDWDLDEASEFLLVAATLLDLKAARLLPSAEVEDEEDLALLEARDLLFARLLQYKAYKEAAAHLAELEAAGAKRWPRLVTLEPRYAEALPELVLGIGAQRLFKLALKQFTPKPGPPQVSIAHIHQVRVSVREHAELLRDRLRRAGVATFGLLVADCDTTLEVVARFLALLELYRQNLIDFEQPVSLDELTVRWIGGDQEAELTVDDYEGSPEKITDKPDRPEGARSDAGSDNDTGSDDSPASALDVTAPASDLGGGGEAVLEEKQQ
- a CDS encoding acylphosphatase, with protein sequence MIRTRVLASGTVQGVFFRDSCRRVAREHGVAGWVRNLPDGRVEAVFEGPADAVAHLVTWAQSGPSGAEVTGLEARDEPLEGLTTFEIH